The following proteins are encoded in a genomic region of Spirosoma sp. SC4-14:
- a CDS encoding carboxy terminal-processing peptidase: MKKYLVTLLPVLMLSFQPDSPSGAFTPGNALSNVAQSSDPADELKPTVSQEKVESLVAKLLTTYHYRKVRLNDSLSSVVWDNYLKEVDNSKTYLLASDVAAFEKYRYQIDDALVNGDLTAAYDLYNVFRKRYQERSDFIKAQLKKPFSFTADETFNTDREKAAWPKTIEEQNELWRKILKNQELELRLGNRKDSAVVALMSQRYANLDKAINRMKSADVFQMYMNSFAEALDPHTNYLSPSNADRFNQEMSQSLEGIGAMLREDGDYIRVTDVLPGGPAFKSKLLNKDDKIAGVAQGDNGAMVNTMNWQVDDVVKLIKGPKGTVVRLQIISPNALAGAPPKEIRLVREKIKLEEQRAKKEVIELTDNGRPFRIGVINIPMFYRDFEGARKREEGFSSTTSDVKKFVEELKGEKVDGIVIDLRDNGGGSLTEAINLTGLFIPKGPVVQVRESTGETEVYTDPDPSVTYDGPMAVLVNRFSASASEIFAAAIQDYKRGIIVGGQTFGKGTVQTLIDLNQWLPKEPEKVGQVKMTIQKFYRINGSSTQHKGVTPDIELPSAFSAEEYGESSQPSALPWDHIGSTRYEQSHALDDKILSRLRERFEQRLKSDPEMKQLTQDLADFKKAKENTVVSLQESKRRKEREDAERKRAAASKVSQISTPTDETGTANAPKKKKDLYLNEAGLVLADYILAANVAVNK, translated from the coding sequence ATGAAGAAGTATCTGGTGACCCTTTTGCCCGTGCTGATGCTGAGCTTTCAGCCGGATTCGCCTTCTGGAGCGTTCACTCCGGGCAATGCGCTGTCGAACGTGGCGCAATCGTCGGACCCTGCCGATGAACTAAAACCTACTGTCTCTCAGGAGAAAGTAGAATCGCTGGTTGCAAAGCTGCTGACTACGTACCATTACCGGAAAGTGCGGCTCAACGATTCACTCTCGTCGGTTGTATGGGACAATTATCTTAAAGAAGTAGATAACAGCAAAACCTATCTGCTGGCGTCAGACGTAGCAGCTTTTGAAAAATACCGGTACCAGATCGATGATGCCCTGGTGAATGGTGACCTGACGGCCGCTTACGATCTGTATAATGTGTTTCGTAAACGATATCAGGAACGGAGCGATTTTATTAAGGCTCAACTGAAAAAACCGTTCTCTTTCACGGCTGATGAAACCTTCAACACCGATCGGGAGAAAGCAGCCTGGCCCAAAACGATTGAAGAACAAAACGAGCTTTGGCGTAAAATCCTGAAAAATCAGGAACTCGAACTACGCCTGGGCAACCGCAAAGACAGTGCTGTTGTGGCGCTGATGTCGCAGCGGTATGCCAACCTTGATAAGGCAATTAACCGCATGAAGAGCGCCGACGTATTTCAGATGTATATGAACTCGTTTGCCGAAGCGCTCGATCCGCATACAAACTATCTGTCGCCATCGAATGCTGACCGGTTCAATCAGGAAATGAGCCAGTCGCTGGAAGGTATCGGTGCTATGCTACGGGAAGATGGCGACTATATTCGGGTTACGGATGTGCTGCCGGGAGGTCCTGCCTTTAAAAGCAAACTGCTCAACAAAGATGATAAGATTGCCGGTGTAGCCCAGGGCGATAATGGCGCTATGGTGAATACAATGAACTGGCAGGTCGATGATGTGGTCAAACTGATCAAAGGGCCGAAAGGTACGGTTGTTCGTTTGCAAATTATTTCGCCAAATGCACTGGCCGGAGCTCCTCCTAAAGAAATTCGACTGGTGCGCGAAAAAATAAAACTGGAAGAGCAACGCGCTAAGAAAGAGGTTATTGAACTAACAGATAATGGACGCCCATTCAGAATTGGTGTAATTAACATTCCCATGTTCTACCGCGATTTTGAAGGAGCCCGTAAGCGTGAAGAAGGCTTTAGCAGCACTACCAGCGACGTTAAGAAGTTTGTAGAAGAGCTGAAAGGCGAAAAAGTTGACGGTATTGTCATCGATCTGCGCGATAATGGAGGTGGTTCTCTGACCGAAGCAATTAACCTAACGGGTTTGTTTATTCCGAAAGGCCCCGTTGTTCAGGTTCGCGAATCGACTGGCGAAACGGAAGTTTATACCGACCCAGATCCCTCTGTAACCTACGACGGGCCAATGGCAGTTCTGGTGAACCGGTTTAGCGCATCGGCATCCGAAATTTTTGCCGCTGCCATTCAGGACTACAAGCGTGGTATTATTGTAGGTGGTCAGACTTTCGGTAAAGGAACGGTGCAAACCCTGATCGATTTGAATCAGTGGCTGCCTAAAGAACCCGAGAAGGTAGGTCAGGTGAAAATGACAATTCAGAAGTTCTATCGCATCAATGGCAGCAGCACCCAACATAAAGGGGTTACGCCTGATATTGAACTTCCATCAGCATTTTCGGCCGAAGAATATGGCGAAAGCTCTCAGCCAAGTGCATTGCCCTGGGATCATATTGGATCTACTCGTTACGAGCAGTCTCATGCGCTCGACGACAAAATTTTAAGCCGTTTGCGCGAACGTTTTGAACAACGCCTTAAATCGGATCCAGAAATGAAGCAATTGACACAAGATCTGGCCGATTTTAAGAAGGCCAAGGAAAATACAGTTGTGTCGCTTCAGGAGTCGAAACGTCGGAAAGAGCGCGAAGATGCAGAACGGAAACGGGCTGCTGCCAGCAAGGTTTCGCAGATCTCTACGCCAACCGATGAAACAGGAACGGCTAATGCACCGAAGAAGAAAAAAGACCTGTATCTGAACGAAGCAGGACTAGTACTGGCCGATTATATTCTGGCTGCCAATGTAGCTGTGAATAAATAG
- the dnaG gene encoding DNA primase codes for MRIPEETVDRIRQATDILEVINDFVSLKKRGSNYIACCPFHNEKTPSFNVNPTRQIYKCFGCGKAGDAVRFVMDIENIGYGEALRYLAKKYGIEIEEQEQTPEDLLRQNERESLLIALNFAKTFFQEALLQSDEGKGIGLSYFRERGFSNPTIEAFDLGYSFDQWDALLQEGVRRGYSREMLEKAGLILIKEGGKVFDRFRGRVMFPIHNVSGRVIAFGARILKVDKSQPKYLNSPETAVYHKSQVLYGIYQAKQAIRQEDVCYLTEGYTDVISLHQAGIKNVVASSGTSLTTEQIRLIGRFTQHVTILYDGDAAGIKAALRGLDMVLEEGLNLRLLLLPNGEDPDSYVHKVGAEDFKAYIRTNSQDFIDFKAGQWLAEAGDNPLRRAEGISDVCASITKIPDPLKRQTLSQRVAQVFHVSEQSVISEINRLLRKQQDQSRKDSERQRQTRQSGTPAPEPSADDLNALFADAEIDSSESVNKSVWEPDERVKPVKTPISFQEEECIRLLINYGARELEPGITLCQYILSELHEVDFQTAPYNLILTLFREAYSRGEILTAGDFLNRPTADEVDFQHHTIHLTTPRYEISDGWLKHEIYVPSEEEISILADAAYRNILRIKKMLAEQRMADLQQQLRDLSSKSPEEADLLLTEFMHYKRIDVEISRLLGTVISG; via the coding sequence ATGCGTATACCCGAAGAGACTGTTGACCGCATCAGGCAGGCTACTGATATTCTGGAAGTAATCAATGATTTTGTTTCGCTCAAAAAGCGAGGAAGCAATTATATTGCCTGTTGCCCTTTTCATAATGAGAAGACCCCATCTTTCAATGTCAATCCAACGCGGCAGATTTACAAATGCTTCGGCTGTGGCAAAGCAGGTGATGCGGTCCGTTTCGTGATGGATATTGAAAACATTGGCTATGGCGAAGCACTCCGCTATCTGGCAAAAAAATATGGTATTGAAATCGAAGAACAGGAACAAACTCCCGAAGATTTGCTTCGGCAGAATGAGCGCGAGAGTTTGCTTATTGCCCTGAACTTTGCTAAAACATTCTTTCAGGAAGCATTACTTCAATCAGATGAGGGTAAAGGTATAGGTTTGAGCTATTTCCGGGAGCGGGGCTTTTCAAATCCAACTATTGAAGCCTTTGACCTGGGCTATAGTTTTGACCAGTGGGATGCGTTGTTGCAGGAAGGGGTTCGTCGTGGCTATAGCCGAGAGATGCTTGAAAAAGCAGGACTTATCCTGATCAAAGAAGGAGGTAAGGTATTTGATCGATTCCGGGGGCGGGTTATGTTTCCGATCCATAATGTTTCGGGGCGGGTAATTGCCTTTGGGGCGCGTATTCTGAAAGTCGATAAAAGCCAGCCCAAATACCTGAACTCACCCGAAACCGCGGTTTATCATAAGAGCCAGGTGCTATATGGCATCTATCAGGCAAAACAGGCTATCCGGCAGGAGGATGTCTGTTATCTGACAGAAGGCTATACGGATGTAATTTCGCTCCACCAGGCTGGCATCAAGAATGTAGTTGCTTCGTCCGGTACTTCACTCACTACCGAACAGATTCGACTCATTGGCCGCTTTACGCAGCATGTGACCATCTTATATGATGGCGATGCGGCTGGCATAAAAGCGGCTCTTCGCGGTCTGGATATGGTTCTCGAAGAAGGACTCAATTTAAGGCTGCTGCTGTTACCCAACGGTGAAGATCCTGACAGTTACGTACATAAGGTAGGGGCCGAAGATTTCAAGGCCTATATCAGAACAAATTCTCAGGATTTTATTGATTTCAAAGCAGGGCAATGGCTTGCCGAAGCTGGCGACAATCCACTTCGGCGGGCCGAAGGAATCTCCGATGTTTGTGCCAGTATTACAAAAATACCGGACCCGCTCAAACGACAAACCCTTTCTCAGCGAGTTGCCCAGGTCTTTCACGTAAGCGAACAATCAGTGATTTCCGAAATTAACCGATTGTTGAGGAAACAGCAGGACCAAAGCCGAAAAGACTCTGAGCGGCAGCGTCAAACTCGGCAAAGCGGTACGCCTGCCCCCGAGCCCTCTGCCGATGACCTGAATGCCTTATTTGCCGACGCTGAGATTGACTCATCGGAAAGCGTAAATAAATCGGTATGGGAGCCCGATGAACGTGTTAAGCCCGTTAAAACCCCTATATCTTTTCAGGAGGAAGAATGTATCCGATTATTGATAAACTACGGGGCTCGTGAGCTTGAACCAGGTATAACGCTCTGTCAGTACATACTCAGTGAGCTTCATGAAGTAGATTTTCAAACTGCGCCGTATAATCTTATTCTTACCCTGTTTCGGGAAGCCTACAGCCGGGGCGAGATATTGACTGCGGGTGATTTTTTGAATCGTCCTACAGCCGATGAAGTTGATTTCCAGCATCACACAATTCATCTGACAACGCCCCGCTATGAAATCAGTGATGGCTGGCTAAAGCATGAAATATATGTGCCCTCGGAAGAAGAAATAAGCATCTTAGCCGATGCTGCTTATCGGAATATTTTGCGAATTAAGAAAATGCTGGCAGAGCAGCGTATGGCAGATCTACAGCAGCAGTTGCGTGACCTGAGTAGTAAATCGCCCGAAGAAGCAGACTTACTACTCACTGAGTTTATGCATTACAAACGCATTGATGTAGAGATTTCGCGCTTATTAGGCACTGTTATATCGGGCTGA
- the atpG gene encoding ATP synthase F1 subunit gamma, with protein sequence MASLKEVRARISSINSTQQITKAMKMVAAAKLRRAQENITQLRPYAQKLSQMLGTVSAGAETASDSPYKQTRQIDRVLLIVITSDRGLCGAFNTNAIKGALNLIDEKYTSQLRSGNLDIMAIGKKGAEAFQRRGFKVNTNHMNVYGSLSFATVRAAAEEAMEGFANGHYDVVEVVYNEFRNAAVQIIRTEQLLPIVSTEPTAGSSASINYLFEPSEEEIVTELIPKTIKIQLYKAILDSNAAFYGAQMTAMDKATDNAGELLKELRLVYNRTRQAAITTEILEIVGGAEALAS encoded by the coding sequence ATGGCATCTCTAAAAGAAGTACGCGCCCGCATATCGTCGATTAATTCGACACAGCAGATCACCAAAGCGATGAAAATGGTGGCCGCTGCCAAGCTTCGTCGGGCTCAGGAGAACATCACGCAATTGCGGCCTTATGCCCAGAAACTGAGCCAGATGCTCGGAACCGTTTCGGCTGGGGCAGAAACGGCGTCAGATAGTCCGTATAAACAAACACGGCAAATTGACCGTGTATTGCTTATTGTAATTACTTCCGATCGTGGCTTATGCGGTGCGTTCAATACGAATGCAATTAAAGGAGCACTGAACCTGATCGACGAAAAGTATACATCGCAGTTACGGTCCGGAAACCTCGACATTATGGCTATTGGCAAAAAAGGTGCAGAAGCTTTTCAACGTCGTGGTTTTAAGGTAAATACAAACCATATGAACGTGTATGGGTCATTGAGCTTTGCTACTGTTCGTGCTGCCGCCGAAGAAGCAATGGAAGGCTTTGCCAATGGCCATTACGACGTGGTGGAAGTTGTTTATAACGAATTCCGGAATGCCGCCGTACAAATCATCCGGACTGAGCAACTGCTTCCAATTGTTTCTACTGAACCAACTGCTGGTTCGTCGGCTTCGATCAATTATCTCTTCGAACCGTCGGAGGAAGAAATCGTTACGGAACTAATCCCAAAAACGATTAAAATCCAACTCTATAAAGCAATCCTGGATTCAAATGCAGCATTCTACGGAGCGCAGATGACGGCGATGGATAAAGCAACCGACAATGCTGGTGAACTGCTGAAAGAGCTACGGCTAGTGTATAACCGCACCCGTCAGGCTGCTATTACAACGGAAATTCTTGAAATTGTGGGTGGTGCCGAAGCACTGGCCAGTTAA
- the atpA gene encoding F0F1 ATP synthase subunit alpha — MESVRPDEISAILRQQLAGTQTEAELEEVGTVLQIGDGVARIYGLSKVQAGELLSFNNGLQAMALNLEEDNVGAVLLGDYSDVKEGDTVKRTSQIAYVNVGDGILGRVVNTLGQPIDGMGPIQGELFQMPLERKAPGVIFRQPVNEPLQTGIKAIDAMIPIGRGQRELIIGDRQTGKTAVAIDTIINQKEFFDKGQPVFCIYVACGQKASTVKQVEATLRKAGAMDYTVIVSANASDPSPMQFFAPFTGAAIGEYFRDTGRPALVVYDDLSKQAVAYREVSLLLRRPPGREAYPGDVFYLHSRLLERAAKINANDDIAKNMNDLPPSLKDKVKGGGSLTALPIIETQAGDVSAYIPTNVISITDGQIFLESNLFNSGIRPAINVGISVSRVGGNAQIKSMKKVAGTLKLDQAQFRELEAFAKFGSDLDASTKLTIERGRRNQEMLKQPQYSPVSVEQQVAIIYASTNGLLDKVPVNKVKAFESEFAMVLSAQYPGVLNDLRAGKLTDEATATLKKVAAELSAQY, encoded by the coding sequence ATGGAATCCGTAAGACCCGACGAGATATCAGCCATTCTGCGCCAGCAGTTAGCCGGTACACAAACCGAGGCTGAACTCGAAGAAGTCGGTACGGTGCTGCAAATCGGCGACGGCGTAGCGCGTATCTACGGCCTCTCGAAAGTGCAGGCCGGTGAATTGCTGTCGTTTAACAACGGACTTCAGGCCATGGCCCTGAACCTTGAAGAAGATAACGTTGGAGCCGTGTTGCTCGGCGATTATTCGGACGTCAAAGAAGGCGATACCGTTAAGCGCACCAGCCAAATTGCGTATGTAAACGTTGGCGATGGCATTCTGGGCCGGGTAGTAAATACCCTTGGCCAACCGATCGATGGCATGGGCCCTATCCAGGGCGAATTATTTCAAATGCCGCTGGAACGGAAAGCACCCGGTGTTATTTTCCGGCAGCCCGTTAACGAGCCACTGCAAACGGGTATTAAAGCGATCGATGCCATGATCCCCATTGGCCGGGGGCAGCGCGAGTTAATTATCGGTGACCGCCAGACCGGTAAAACGGCAGTAGCCATCGATACCATCATTAACCAGAAAGAATTTTTCGATAAGGGTCAGCCTGTATTCTGTATCTACGTTGCCTGCGGTCAGAAAGCATCGACCGTGAAGCAGGTAGAAGCTACGCTTCGCAAAGCGGGTGCAATGGATTATACAGTTATTGTATCAGCCAACGCATCGGACCCATCACCAATGCAGTTCTTTGCACCGTTTACGGGTGCGGCTATCGGTGAGTACTTCCGCGACACCGGCCGGCCGGCACTGGTTGTTTATGACGATCTGTCGAAACAGGCCGTAGCTTACCGCGAAGTATCGCTGCTGCTGCGTCGCCCACCCGGCCGTGAGGCTTATCCGGGAGACGTATTCTATCTCCATAGCCGGTTGCTGGAACGGGCTGCGAAAATCAACGCCAACGACGATATCGCCAAGAACATGAACGACCTGCCACCCTCTCTGAAAGATAAGGTGAAAGGGGGCGGTTCGCTGACGGCTCTTCCAATTATTGAAACCCAGGCCGGTGACGTATCGGCATACATTCCAACCAACGTAATTTCGATTACCGATGGTCAGATCTTCCTTGAGTCGAACCTGTTCAACTCAGGTATCCGTCCGGCCATTAACGTAGGTATTTCGGTATCGCGCGTGGGTGGTAACGCACAGATCAAGTCGATGAAGAAAGTGGCAGGTACGCTGAAACTTGATCAGGCCCAGTTCCGTGAGCTGGAAGCGTTTGCCAAGTTCGGCTCTGACCTCGATGCTTCGACGAAGCTAACCATCGAACGTGGCCGACGCAATCAGGAGATGCTGAAACAGCCTCAATATTCGCCCGTATCGGTAGAACAGCAGGTTGCTATTATCTATGCTTCTACCAACGGCTTACTCGACAAAGTGCCGGTAAACAAAGTAAAAGCATTCGAAAGCGAGTTTGCTATGGTATTGAGTGCTCAATATCCAGGAGTTCTGAACGACCTTCGTGCCGGTAAACTTACCGACGAAGCAACCGCTACCCTGAAAAAAGTAGCCGCTGAACTCTCGGCTCAATATTAA
- a CDS encoding response regulator transcription factor gives MNQSATGQEPTKNFALRRRDFSILVAQSEVFTCEVLSQLLKEQGYNVVGRAVEMEDTLQQIRVKRPQCVILESEISGQRSFDIVQEMRASNYQTKFILYTSKPDFRMVAKAMQMGFFGFLYASDGLDELYRCFQTVSNGGCYYSNGFMSLLKNFGVEVLSDATREELSRLSEREKEVLRMIANGATATEIADQLGISYRTTVNHKAHIAKKLQLDSCRQLPRYGISVKSYL, from the coding sequence ATGAATCAGTCAGCTACAGGCCAGGAACCTACAAAAAACTTTGCTCTTCGTCGTCGAGACTTTTCTATTCTTGTTGCACAATCGGAAGTATTTACCTGCGAGGTGCTTAGCCAACTGTTGAAGGAACAGGGGTATAATGTAGTAGGACGCGCTGTTGAAATGGAAGATACGCTTCAACAGATTCGGGTAAAACGACCGCAATGCGTAATTCTGGAATCAGAAATTTCCGGACAGCGAAGTTTCGACATCGTGCAGGAAATGCGGGCATCGAATTATCAGACCAAATTTATTCTTTATACCAGCAAACCCGATTTTCGAATGGTCGCCAAAGCGATGCAGATGGGTTTTTTCGGGTTTTTATATGCCAGTGATGGCCTGGACGAGCTATACCGGTGCTTCCAGACAGTGAGTAATGGTGGTTGTTATTATAGTAATGGTTTCATGAGTTTGCTGAAGAATTTCGGAGTAGAAGTTCTTTCTGATGCAACTCGTGAGGAGCTGAGCCGGCTTTCAGAACGGGAAAAAGAGGTATTACGGATGATTGCTAACGGAGCAACTGCAACTGAAATAGCCGATCAGCTTGGAATTAGTTACCGAACGACCGTAAATCACAAAGCACATATTGCCAAAAAGCTGCAGTTGGATAGTTGCCGCCAGTTGCCTCGTTATGGAATATCTGTAAAAAGCTATTTATAG
- a CDS encoding phosphoesterase: MKNHLPSELNQINGSGIRVTFIILLLLAACHKQPIDPTQPGAALGKPADQYGNDVATQWATLQLKLTQTTPGFSPPVASRALGYAGLAMYEAVVAGIADRKSLGGQLQGLPALPQPESGQTYNWALSANAAQAAIIRDLYPTTSAANKARVDSLEQVLLTQFKDTDDAINQRSITFGQQIASALFEWSKTDGGHEGYSRNFPASYVVPTGPGLWQPTENGQKIPMQPYWGKNRTFVKANDLLPMPKPLPYSTDVKSAIFQQYLDVYTKSKNLTQTEKEIAVWWADNPTDTFTPPGHSYSIANIAIKTAQSNLARATEAFARTGIAVADAFILCWRCKFTYNNLRPYTYGRLAIDPNWVPFWPAPPFPGYPSGHATQSSAAATVMTDLYGEGFAFVDDSHVGRVKDAQRNVEFKARTFTSFAAAAQESADSRFYGNIHTRQDNETGLTEGKKIGANINALEWNK, translated from the coding sequence ATGAAAAATCATTTACCCTCAGAGTTGAATCAGATTAATGGATCTGGAATACGGGTAACTTTTATTATATTATTGCTCCTGGCCGCCTGTCATAAACAGCCAATCGATCCTACTCAACCAGGCGCTGCTTTAGGCAAACCGGCCGACCAATATGGCAATGATGTTGCCACTCAATGGGCAACTCTTCAGCTTAAGCTAACCCAAACAACCCCTGGCTTTTCGCCCCCAGTCGCTTCACGCGCTTTAGGCTATGCTGGTTTAGCAATGTATGAAGCTGTGGTTGCGGGTATTGCTGACCGAAAATCATTGGGAGGACAGCTTCAGGGACTTCCAGCCTTACCACAACCGGAATCGGGTCAGACCTACAACTGGGCACTAAGTGCCAACGCAGCCCAGGCAGCAATCATCCGCGACCTATATCCAACTACATCGGCCGCCAACAAAGCTCGTGTCGACTCGCTCGAACAGGTACTTCTGACACAATTTAAAGACACAGACGACGCCATTAACCAGCGTTCGATCACCTTTGGCCAGCAAATAGCATCGGCCTTATTTGAGTGGTCAAAAACCGACGGTGGGCATGAAGGCTACTCCCGAAATTTCCCGGCTAGTTATGTAGTACCAACAGGTCCCGGACTTTGGCAGCCCACCGAAAATGGACAGAAGATCCCAATGCAACCCTACTGGGGAAAAAACCGGACATTTGTAAAGGCAAACGACCTGTTGCCAATGCCGAAGCCGCTACCTTACTCAACGGATGTTAAATCGGCCATATTCCAGCAGTATCTGGATGTTTACACAAAGTCTAAAAATCTGACCCAAACCGAAAAAGAGATTGCCGTATGGTGGGCCGATAACCCAACCGATACTTTCACTCCGCCAGGTCACTCCTATAGCATTGCCAATATTGCCATCAAGACCGCCCAAAGCAATCTGGCACGGGCAACCGAAGCCTTTGCACGCACAGGCATTGCCGTAGCCGATGCATTTATTCTATGCTGGCGCTGCAAGTTTACGTACAATAATCTACGTCCCTACACCTATGGGCGACTAGCCATCGACCCAAACTGGGTTCCGTTCTGGCCAGCTCCACCATTTCCGGGCTATCCTTCTGGTCATGCTACTCAATCGTCGGCCGCAGCCACCGTTATGACAGATCTCTATGGCGAAGGATTTGCGTTTGTCGACGATTCGCACGTTGGCCGGGTCAAAGACGCACAACGTAATGTTGAATTCAAAGCCCGTACGTTTACCTCATTCGCAGCAGCCGCTCAGGAGTCGGCCGATTCGCGTTTTTACGGAAATATTCATACCCGGCAGGATAATGAAACCGGGCTAACGGAAGGCAAAAAGATTGGCGCAAACATAAATGCGCTGGAATGGAACAAATAG
- a CDS encoding FKBP-type peptidyl-prolyl cis-trans isomerase: MKFNQWMLASVASAVFVAGTATAQVKKPVAKKPTPAKTAAVAKPAVAAKAPTTPSLATTQDSISYSIGLFMAQNLKQQGINDLNSTLLARGLEDAVKGEKTQLSMEQASQVMNTFMQKQMASRNAENSKLSAENKKVGEAFLAENKTKEGVKTTPSGLQYSVEKEGTGAKPTATDRVKVHYTGRLLDGKVFDSSVERGQPAEFGVNEVIKGWTEALQLMPVGSKWKLYIPADLAYGDRGAGPDIKPGSTLVFDVELLDIVKQ; this comes from the coding sequence ATGAAGTTCAATCAATGGATGCTGGCCAGTGTTGCGTCGGCCGTTTTTGTCGCCGGTACTGCGACTGCCCAAGTCAAAAAGCCAGTAGCTAAAAAGCCAACTCCGGCCAAAACAGCCGCTGTGGCAAAACCCGCTGTTGCTGCTAAAGCGCCAACAACACCTTCGTTAGCAACAACTCAGGATTCGATTAGCTATAGCATTGGCTTGTTTATGGCACAAAACCTGAAGCAGCAAGGTATCAATGATTTAAACAGCACTTTGCTGGCTCGTGGTCTGGAAGATGCCGTTAAGGGCGAGAAAACCCAGCTGTCGATGGAGCAGGCCAGTCAGGTAATGAATACCTTTATGCAGAAGCAGATGGCGTCTCGGAATGCCGAGAACAGTAAGCTGTCGGCTGAGAACAAAAAAGTGGGTGAGGCTTTTCTGGCGGAGAACAAAACCAAGGAGGGCGTAAAAACAACACCCAGTGGTTTGCAGTATTCTGTTGAAAAAGAAGGCACCGGCGCTAAACCAACGGCTACCGATCGTGTTAAAGTACATTACACAGGCCGCTTGCTCGATGGAAAAGTATTCGATAGCTCTGTAGAGCGCGGACAACCTGCCGAGTTTGGTGTTAATGAAGTAATAAAAGGATGGACTGAGGCTTTGCAACTCATGCCCGTTGGGTCGAAATGGAAGTTGTATATTCCGGCCGATCTGGCCTACGGCGACCGGGGAGCAGGGCCTGATATCAAACCTGGCTCAACACTGGTCTTTGATGTCGAATTGCTTGACATTGTTAAACAATGA
- a CDS encoding TerB family tellurite resistance protein → MKTTQNPDLAMGIGSVVYALAKVDGRIQLAEMQTVKEIMANEPHGDLALHAFFLKENYDESPEEAYAFGLRRFKANRHSLDKATKQRYIALLQKVAEAHDDISRKEQELIQNFRRELRRL, encoded by the coding sequence ATGAAAACTACACAAAATCCTGATCTTGCTATGGGTATTGGCAGCGTTGTCTATGCCCTGGCCAAAGTTGATGGCCGTATCCAGCTTGCTGAAATGCAGACTGTTAAAGAAATAATGGCAAACGAGCCACATGGAGATTTAGCCCTACATGCCTTCTTTTTGAAGGAAAACTATGACGAAAGCCCCGAAGAAGCTTATGCATTTGGCTTAAGACGGTTTAAAGCCAATCGCCATAGCCTCGACAAGGCTACTAAACAGCGGTATATCGCCTTGCTGCAAAAAGTAGCCGAAGCACACGACGACATATCGCGCAAGGAGCAAGAGCTTATTCAGAATTTTCGGCGTGAGCTACGTCGGCTCTAG